The Primulina eburnea isolate SZY01 chromosome 6, ASM2296580v1, whole genome shotgun sequence genome contains a region encoding:
- the LOC140834961 gene encoding protein FAR1-RELATED SEQUENCE 6-like isoform X1 produces MLFSRFLALMVNLLGLWDVLWRSLLDGFLLNQFIAIGRYSNSAILLERSSQFCMEETLFNAEKVSDGVGSDNAPEISDEKTTFGGKNGILEGDPSHGANEFVTPAIGMEFDSYDDAYNYYNCYAREAGFSVRVKNSWFKRNSREKYGAVLCCSSQGFKRAKDVNRLRKETRTGCPAMMRMRLVDSKRWRILEVTLEHNHLLGAKGYKCSKKMGSESKKNLLSKSDLEVQPVKLYQAVVIDAGGDETSNFSQTVAKASSYRPNQLNLRKGDAQAMYNYLCRLQLTNSNFFYLMDLNDDGRVRNVIWVDAKSRAASSYFSDVIYFDNTCLSNKYEVPLVAFVGINNHGQSVLLGCGLLSGENKESYTWLFKAWISCTSVNSPETIITDRCKILQSVVADVFPKSLHRFSLSLIMQRVPEKLGGLRNYDDIKKSLLKGVYETLKPFDFEATWRFMIQQFRIMDNEWLWSLYEDRAQWATVYLKDTFFMGMATARPCETMTAFFDKYVHKQTPLKEFLDKYELALQKKHKEEVLADMESRNSSPKLKTRCSFELQLSKVYTRDIFRRFQLEVEEMYSCFGTTQLHVDGPITIFLVKERIMSEGNRREIRDYEVLYNAALSEIRCICSCFNFYGYLCRHALCVLNFNGVEEIPSKYILSRWKKDYKRLYVSPDQMSGGSHITEQVERFTQLYRSALQVVEEGMISLDHYKAAMLAFEESLDRIYSVEEKCGQ; encoded by the exons ATGCTATTCAGTCGTTTCTTGGCGTTGATGGTTAATTTATTAGGTTTATGGGATGTTCTATGGAG ATCATTATTAGATGGGTTTTTACTCAATCAGTTTATAGCCATTGGTCGATATTCTAACTCGGCCATTCTTCTGGAGAGATCATCTCAATTTTGTATGGAAGAAACTTTATTTAATGCCGAGAAAGTGTCGGATGGTGTAGGCTCTGACAATGCACCGGAAATTAGTGATGAGAAAACAACATTTGGTGGTAAAAATGGCATCCTCGAAGGCGATCCTTCTCATGGGGCCAATGAATTTGTTACTCCGGCCATTGGTATGGAATTTGATTCTTATGACGATGCATACAACTATTACAACTGTTATGCCAGGGAGGCTGGCTTTAGTGTCAGAGTGAAAAACTCATGGTTTAAAAGAAATAGCAGAGAGAAATATGGTGCAGTGCTTTGTTGCAGCAGCCAGGGATTTAAAAGAGCTAAAGATGTGAACCGTCTAAGGAAGGAAACAAGAACGGGTTGTCCTGCTATGATGCGGATGAGGTTAGTGGATTCTAAAAGATGGCGGATACTTGAAGTTACTCTTGAGCACAATCATTTATTAGGAGCAAAAGGCTACAAGTGCAGCAAAAAGATGGGTAGCGAATCAAAGAAAAATCTATTGTCAAAAAGTGATTTAGAAGTGCAGCCTGTCAAGTTGTACCAGGCTGTTGTGATTGATGCAGGAGGTGATGAGACGTCAAATTTCAGCCAAACAGTGGCTAAGGCATCATCCTATCGTCCTAATCAGTTAAACTTAAGAAAAGGTGATGCACAAGCAATGTATAATTACCTCTGCCGATTGCAGTTGACAAATTCGAACTTTTTTTATTTGATGGATCTAAATGATGATGGGCGGGTGAGGAACGTGATATGGGTCGATGCTAAGTCCCGTGCAGCAAGTAGTTATTTTAGTGATGTGATATATTTTGACAATACATGCTTATCGAACAAGTACGAAGTTCCCCTTGTAGCATTTGTTGGCATAAATAATCATGGTCAATCTGTATTACTCGGCTGTGGACTGCTTTCTGGGGAGAATAAGGAGTCGTATACATGGCTATTCAAGGCATGGATTTCTTGTACGTCGGTGAATTCCCCAGAAACCATAATCACTGACCGATGCAAGATTTTGCAGAGCGTCGTCGCTGATGTGTTCCCAAAGTCCCTTCATCGATTCTCTCTGTCCCTCATCATGCAAAGAGTCCCTGAGAAATTGGGAGGGCTGCGCAACTATGatgatataaaaaaatcattgctTAAAGGAGTTTATGAGACTTTAAAACCGTTTGATTTTGAAGCAACTTGGAGATTTATGATCCAGCAATTCAGAATCATGGATAACGAATGGCTGTGGTCTTTGTATGAAGATCGTGCTCAATGGGCTACTGTTTATCTCAAGGACACATTTTTCATGGGAATGGCTACTGCACGTCCTTGCGAGACCATGACTGCCTTTTTTGATAAATATGTGCATAAGCAAACTCCACTGAAAGAATTTCTCGACAAGTATGAGTTAGCCTTGCAGAAAAAACACAAGGAAGAAGTTCTGGCGGACATGGAGTCGAGAAACTCAAGCCCCAAACTAAAAACTAGATGTTCCTTTGAACTGCAGCTATCCAAAGTATACACCAGAGACATATTTAGAAGATTTCAATTGGAGGTTGAGGAGATGTACTCTTGCTTCGGTACCACACAACTACATGTTGATGGGCCGATAACGATATTTTTAGTCAAGGAACGCATTATGTCTGAGGGAAATAGAAGAGAAATAAGGGATTATGAAGTTCTATATAATGCAGCATTGTCTGAAATTCGTTGTATCTGCAGCTGCTTCAACTTCTATGGGTACTTGTGTAGGCATGCTTTGTGTGTACTTAACTTTAACGGGGTAGAAGAAATCCCATCAAAGTACATTTTATCTCGATGGAAGAAGGATTACAAACGCTTGTATGTGTCACCTGACCAAATGTCCGGTGGTTCACATATTACCGAGCAGGTGGAACGGTTCACTCAATTATACAGAAGTGCATTGCAAGTCGTGGAGGAGGGAATGATCTCCTTAGACCATTACAAGGCGGCAATGCTTGCATTTGAAGAGTCTCTGGACAGAATTTACAGTGTGGAAGAAAAATGCGGGCAATGA
- the LOC140834961 gene encoding protein FAR1-RELATED SEQUENCE 6-like isoform X2 has product MEETLFNAEKVSDGVGSDNAPEISDEKTTFGGKNGILEGDPSHGANEFVTPAIGMEFDSYDDAYNYYNCYAREAGFSVRVKNSWFKRNSREKYGAVLCCSSQGFKRAKDVNRLRKETRTGCPAMMRMRLVDSKRWRILEVTLEHNHLLGAKGYKCSKKMGSESKKNLLSKSDLEVQPVKLYQAVVIDAGGDETSNFSQTVAKASSYRPNQLNLRKGDAQAMYNYLCRLQLTNSNFFYLMDLNDDGRVRNVIWVDAKSRAASSYFSDVIYFDNTCLSNKYEVPLVAFVGINNHGQSVLLGCGLLSGENKESYTWLFKAWISCTSVNSPETIITDRCKILQSVVADVFPKSLHRFSLSLIMQRVPEKLGGLRNYDDIKKSLLKGVYETLKPFDFEATWRFMIQQFRIMDNEWLWSLYEDRAQWATVYLKDTFFMGMATARPCETMTAFFDKYVHKQTPLKEFLDKYELALQKKHKEEVLADMESRNSSPKLKTRCSFELQLSKVYTRDIFRRFQLEVEEMYSCFGTTQLHVDGPITIFLVKERIMSEGNRREIRDYEVLYNAALSEIRCICSCFNFYGYLCRHALCVLNFNGVEEIPSKYILSRWKKDYKRLYVSPDQMSGGSHITEQVERFTQLYRSALQVVEEGMISLDHYKAAMLAFEESLDRIYSVEEKCGQ; this is encoded by the coding sequence ATGGAAGAAACTTTATTTAATGCCGAGAAAGTGTCGGATGGTGTAGGCTCTGACAATGCACCGGAAATTAGTGATGAGAAAACAACATTTGGTGGTAAAAATGGCATCCTCGAAGGCGATCCTTCTCATGGGGCCAATGAATTTGTTACTCCGGCCATTGGTATGGAATTTGATTCTTATGACGATGCATACAACTATTACAACTGTTATGCCAGGGAGGCTGGCTTTAGTGTCAGAGTGAAAAACTCATGGTTTAAAAGAAATAGCAGAGAGAAATATGGTGCAGTGCTTTGTTGCAGCAGCCAGGGATTTAAAAGAGCTAAAGATGTGAACCGTCTAAGGAAGGAAACAAGAACGGGTTGTCCTGCTATGATGCGGATGAGGTTAGTGGATTCTAAAAGATGGCGGATACTTGAAGTTACTCTTGAGCACAATCATTTATTAGGAGCAAAAGGCTACAAGTGCAGCAAAAAGATGGGTAGCGAATCAAAGAAAAATCTATTGTCAAAAAGTGATTTAGAAGTGCAGCCTGTCAAGTTGTACCAGGCTGTTGTGATTGATGCAGGAGGTGATGAGACGTCAAATTTCAGCCAAACAGTGGCTAAGGCATCATCCTATCGTCCTAATCAGTTAAACTTAAGAAAAGGTGATGCACAAGCAATGTATAATTACCTCTGCCGATTGCAGTTGACAAATTCGAACTTTTTTTATTTGATGGATCTAAATGATGATGGGCGGGTGAGGAACGTGATATGGGTCGATGCTAAGTCCCGTGCAGCAAGTAGTTATTTTAGTGATGTGATATATTTTGACAATACATGCTTATCGAACAAGTACGAAGTTCCCCTTGTAGCATTTGTTGGCATAAATAATCATGGTCAATCTGTATTACTCGGCTGTGGACTGCTTTCTGGGGAGAATAAGGAGTCGTATACATGGCTATTCAAGGCATGGATTTCTTGTACGTCGGTGAATTCCCCAGAAACCATAATCACTGACCGATGCAAGATTTTGCAGAGCGTCGTCGCTGATGTGTTCCCAAAGTCCCTTCATCGATTCTCTCTGTCCCTCATCATGCAAAGAGTCCCTGAGAAATTGGGAGGGCTGCGCAACTATGatgatataaaaaaatcattgctTAAAGGAGTTTATGAGACTTTAAAACCGTTTGATTTTGAAGCAACTTGGAGATTTATGATCCAGCAATTCAGAATCATGGATAACGAATGGCTGTGGTCTTTGTATGAAGATCGTGCTCAATGGGCTACTGTTTATCTCAAGGACACATTTTTCATGGGAATGGCTACTGCACGTCCTTGCGAGACCATGACTGCCTTTTTTGATAAATATGTGCATAAGCAAACTCCACTGAAAGAATTTCTCGACAAGTATGAGTTAGCCTTGCAGAAAAAACACAAGGAAGAAGTTCTGGCGGACATGGAGTCGAGAAACTCAAGCCCCAAACTAAAAACTAGATGTTCCTTTGAACTGCAGCTATCCAAAGTATACACCAGAGACATATTTAGAAGATTTCAATTGGAGGTTGAGGAGATGTACTCTTGCTTCGGTACCACACAACTACATGTTGATGGGCCGATAACGATATTTTTAGTCAAGGAACGCATTATGTCTGAGGGAAATAGAAGAGAAATAAGGGATTATGAAGTTCTATATAATGCAGCATTGTCTGAAATTCGTTGTATCTGCAGCTGCTTCAACTTCTATGGGTACTTGTGTAGGCATGCTTTGTGTGTACTTAACTTTAACGGGGTAGAAGAAATCCCATCAAAGTACATTTTATCTCGATGGAAGAAGGATTACAAACGCTTGTATGTGTCACCTGACCAAATGTCCGGTGGTTCACATATTACCGAGCAGGTGGAACGGTTCACTCAATTATACAGAAGTGCATTGCAAGTCGTGGAGGAGGGAATGATCTCCTTAGACCATTACAAGGCGGCAATGCTTGCATTTGAAGAGTCTCTGGACAGAATTTACAGTGTGGAAGAAAAATGCGGGCAATGA
- the LOC140834963 gene encoding protein REDUCED CHLOROPLAST COVERAGE 3-like: protein MAPRSSKGKGNHKGKTTEKKKKKEEKVVPHLLEIVIVTPYDSQVVLKGISTDKIIDVKKLLAANVETCHFTNYSLSHEVKGDKLNDKVEVANLKPCLLRMVEEDYTESSLAFAHVRRLLDIFACTTRFSKLKGYGAESRSKKNKIQPSATDGEARSTENPPPAISDFYGMTAIHPTPSLSDFYEFFSFSQLSPPILHWKIMKIKDGEARKDGDYFVMQIKICNGKIVQVIASMKGFYTVGKQLLRSRSLVDLLQQQSRAFANAYASLMKAFVEHNKFGNLPYGFRANTWLLPPSVADSVSNFVPLPAEDESMGGNGGGHGRFGEYDSRPWATDFAILASMPCKTEEDRVIRDRKAFLVHNLFLDVSIFKAVSAIQKVIDYTPQRDTNFSPGSVVHESRIGDLSIIVKRDDADASLKSGSKILGSITFNESANEVSRRNLLKGVTADENVVIHDISSLGVVVVRQCGYTATVKVNGDVKKGRSCMQDIEIEEQPDGGSNALNINSLRVILMDPCSEASVGGQALQPHLRDVESSRCLVQKVIKEGLKRLVDNPAITESCIRWELGSCWVQHLQKQETPADNKSGDHEDDKKTESVVKGLGRKFKMLKKREERTPSDGSKVEANDADASDLHMDSNMGEINTCDSDGVVDLLKYVPQEAFSRLKETGIGLHTKSVDELIEMVHTYYVDVALPKLVMDFASLELSPVDGRTLTDFMHLRGLQMRSLGRVVELAEKLPHIQSLCIHEMIARAFKRVIRAVIASVQSKDTLSTAIASTLNFLFASNNVGDNGLDDQILKLQWLRIYLEKRFGWRMRDEFQHLRKLSILRGLCHKIGLELVPKDYDLESSTPFKNSDIISIVPVCKHVGCSSADGRTLLESSKIALDKGKLEDAANYGTKALAKMIAVCGPYHRTTACAYSLLAVVLYHTGDFNQATIYQQKALDINERELGLDHPDTMKSYGDLSVFYYRLQHIELALKYVNRAMYLLHFTCGLSHPNTAATYINIAMMEEGIGNVHVALRYLHEALKCNQRLLGADHIQTAASYHAIAIALSLMEAYSLSVQHEQTTLQILQSKLGAEDLRTQDAAAWLEYFESKALEQQEAARNGTPKPDASIASKGHLSVSDLLDYINPDEQSKAADTTRKRQTKFKPVLDKLNEEELGGNNEIAPGSGSTEISTTVEESNALDTKLSQESSKSIESTISDHPLSEETQEANSDGGWQEASSKGRSGNSAVKKFTRKHPELAKLKINSVYSNFKDSRYRNEAVSQGHQTTFKASFAEVSPLKQTSTASLNKIDDSSRVPPKSSTSIISPTSASKDSPVPATMPAAMASKSLSYKEVAAAAPGTVLKPFLERAEELCEENTDDQMRFSPKETPQQERRNEVSLDGLCESLPDDEGIKGDNQGEVYENESPLENSSSDTEDSSCSSNQEKSAETNGSKLSAAAQPFSPGPYPLPNASPSIYEVTGSQGMLAELQGFPSVAARVPCGPRLPIYYRAGHTFRIRHGFSNYRIPIVGKNGFTSSKTMNPHAPEFVPRKAWQTNAAVEASSPSIDSNATVPPLSNREELNQNITSSVSRETSKKSSFDAKKEELARQILFSFIVKSAQNSSDPPNTIPASGKKYDTSTSPAEAIANDSAIIKIFYGNERNKESVPDNNNNQNQKLRMKNVKNGSRDREGFVLVTKRRRNRRQFTNDVNDLYNQQSICASAR, encoded by the exons ATGGCGCCGAGGTCATCTAAAGGAAAGGGGAACCACAAAGGTAAGAcgacagagaagaagaagaagaaagaggAGAAAG TTGTACCTCATCTGCTTGAAATCGTTATCGTCACTCCCTATGATAGCCAAGTTGTTCTCAAG GGTATATCGACTGATAAAATAATCGATGTGAAGAAGTTGTTGGCTGCTAATGTGGAGACATGCCACTTCACAAACTATTCTCTTTCTCACGAG GTGAAGGGAGACAAATTGAATGACAAGGTTGAGGTTGCTAATCTGAAGCCTTGTTTGCTGAGAATGGTTGAAG AGGACTATACTGAGTCGTCGTTGGCATTTGCCCACGTACGGAGGCTCCTGGACATCTTCGCGTGCACCACACGCTTCTCCAAGCTTAAGGGCTACGGGGCGGAGTCCCGTTCGAAGAAAAACAAAATCCAGCCTAGCGCCACCGATGGAGAAGCAAGGTCCACGGAGAATCCGCCTCCTGCGATATCGGATTTTTACGGGATGACGGCAATACATCCGACTCCGAGTCTCTCAGATTTCTATGAGTTCTTCTCTTTCTCTCAGCTATCCCCTCCAATTCTAC ATtggaaaataatgaaaattaaagACGGAGAAGCAAGGAAAGATGGCGATTACTTCGTAATGCAG ATTAAGATATGCAATGGGAAGATCGTACAAGTGATAGCATCTATGAAAGGATTCTACACTGTGGGGAAACAACTTTTGAGGAGCCGTTCCTTGGTGGATCTTTTGCAACAGCAAAGCCGAGCTTTTGCCAAT GCGTATGCATCCTTGATGAAAGCATTTGTAGAACACAATAAG TTTGGCAACCTTCCATACGGATTCCGTGCGAATACCTGGCTTCTCCCTCCGTCTGTCGCTGATTCAGTTTCAAACTTTGTTCCCTTGCCGGCAGAGGATGAGAGTATGggaggaaatggtggaggccATGGACGATTTGGAGAGTATGACAGTAGACCATGGGCAACAGACTTTGCAATATTGGCAAGCATGCCTTGCAAAACTGAAGAAGACAGGGTGATTCGAGATAGAAAGGCGTTTTTGGTTCATAATCTTTTTCTTGATGTTTCGATATTTAAAGCTGTTTCAGCTATACAGAAAGTGATCGATTACACTCCACAGCGCGACACAAATTTCAGTCCTGGTTCAGTCGTGCATGAGAGTCGCATCGGTGACCTTTCAATTATTGTCAAAAGAGATGACGCAGACGCAAGCTTGAAATCTGGATCCAAGATTTTAGGCAGTATTACATTCAATGAATCTGCTAATGAAGTTTCTCGAAGAAATCTACTAAAAGGTGTAACTGCAGATGAAAATGTAGTAATACAT GACATTTCTTCCTTGGGTGTAGTTGTTGTCAGGCAGTGTGGCTACACTGCAACTGTCAAGGTCAATGGAGATGTTAAAAAGGGTAGGAGTTGTATGCAAGATATTGAAATTGAGGAGCAACCCGATGGTGGCAGCAATGCACTTAACATCAACAG TTTAAGGGTAATTCTCATGGATCCATGTTCTGAAGCATCCGTCGGAGGCCAGGCTCTTCAACCTCATTTAAGGgatgttgaaagttcaagatGTCTGGTCCAGAAAGTTATTAAAGAGGGTCTGAAAAGGTTAGTGGACAATCCTGCTATAACCGAAAGTTGTATCAGATGGGAACTTGGTTCTTGTTGGGTGCAGCATCTACAAAAGCAGGAAACACCTGCAGATAACAAATCTGGAGATCACGAGGATGACAAGAAGACTGAATCAGTGGTCAAAGGACTTGGGAGAAAATTTAAAATGCTAAAGAAGAGGGAAGAGAGAACACCTAGTGATGGTAGTAAGGTTGAAGCAAATGATGCTGATGCCAGCGATCTACACATGGATAGCAACATGGGAGAGATAAATACCTGTGATTCTGACGGTGTAGTGGACTTGCTGAAATATGTTCCTCAAGAGGCCTTTTCACGTTTGAAAGAAACTGGGATTGGCCTTCATACAAAG TCAGTGGACGAGCTGATCGAGATGGTGCACACGTATTATGTTGATGTAGCTCTGCCTAAGCTG GTGATGGACTTTGCCTCACTTGAACTTTCTCCAGTTGATGGTCGTACACTGACTGACTTCATGCATCTTAGAGGGTTACAAATGCGCTCCTTAGGCCGCGTG GTTGAACTTGCTGAGAAGCTTCCTCATATACAGTCTCTTTGTATACATGAGATGATTGCTCGAGCTTTTAAGCGTGTAATTCGAGCTGTTATTGCCTCTGTTCAAAGTAAAGATACTCTGTCCACTGCAATTGCCTCGACCTTAAATTTCTTGTTTGCCTCTAACAATGTCGGGGATAATGGCCTCGAtgatcaaattctcaaactgCAATGGCTGCGAATATATTTGGAGAAAAGATTTGGTTGGAGAATGAGAGATGAATTCCAACATTTGAGAAAGCTATCAATTCTCAGGGGACTTTGTCACAAG ATTGGATTAGAGTTGGTTCCTAAAGACTATGATTTGGAAAGCTCTACGCCATTCAAGAATTCTGATATCATCAGTATAGTGCCAGTCTGCAAG CATGTAGGTTGCTCTTCTGCTGATGGGAGAACTCTACTTGAGTCATCCAAGATTGCTCTAGACAAGGGAAAGCTAGAAGATGCTGCTAACTATGGGACAAAG GCTCTGGCAAAGATGATTGCTGTTTGTGGTCCCTATCATCGTACAACTGCATGTGCTTACAGTCTTCTAGCTGTTGTTCTATACCACACTGGAGATTTTAATCAG GCTACTATATATCAGCAAAAGGCATTAGATATCAATGAGAGGGAGCTGGGGCTTGATCATCCCGACACGATGAAAAGCTATGGCGATCTATCTGTGTTTTACTATCGTCTCCAACACATTGAATTGGCTTTAAA ATATGTCAATCGTGCTATGTACCTTCTTCATTTTACGTGTGGGCTGTCTCACCCAAACACTGCAGCTACTTACATCAACATTGCTATGATGGAAGAAGGTATCGGAAATGTTCACGTCGCTCTCAGATATTTACACGAAGCACTTAAGTGCAACCAGAGATTATTAGGAGCAGATCACATACAG ACTGCTGCTAGCTATCACGCCATAGCAATTGCACTTTCTTTGATGGAAGCCTACTCACTCAGTGTTCAACACGAACAAACTACATTACAAATTCTTCAGTCTAAGCTAGGAGCTGAGGATCTTCGAACTCAG GATGCTGCTGCATGGCTTGAATATTTTGAATCAAAAGCCTTGGAACAGCAAGAAGCAGCTCGAAATGGAACACCTAAACCTGATGCTTCCATTGCCAGCAAAGGTCATCTAAG TGTGTCAGATCTCCTTGATTATATAAATCCTGATGAGCAGTCAAAAGCTGCAGATACCACGAGGAAACGACAAACCAAG TTTAAACCAGTTCTTGATAAATTGAATGAAGAGGAGTTAGGAGGAAACAATGAAATTGCCCCTGGAAGTGGAAGTACAGAAATTAGTACCACAGTTGAGGAAAGTAACGCTTTAGATACCAAACTCTCCCAAGAATCATCCAAGTCAATTGAAAGCACAATAAGTGACCATCCATTGTCAGAAGAAACCCAAGAAGCAAACTCGGATGGAGGATGGCAGGAAGCTAGTTCAAAAGGTCGGTCAGGAAACAGTGCTGTTAAAAAGTTTACCAGAAAGCATCCAGAGCTTGCCAAATTAAAGATAAATTCTGTCTACTCAAACTTTAAGGACAGCAGGTATAGAAATGAAGCTGTATCTCAAGGGCATCAGACAACATTCAAGGCAAGTTTTGCTGAAGTGTCTCCATTGAAGCAAACCAGCACTGCTAGCTTAAATAAAATTGATGATTCCAGTAGAGTGCCTCCAAAGAGCTCGACGAGCATTATTTCTCCTACATCAGCATCTAAAGATTCTCCTGTCCCTGCCACTATGCCTGCTGCAATGGCTTCAAAATCATTGTCTTACAAAGAAGTAGCAGCAGCTGCACCAGGTACGGTTTTAAAGCCTTTTCTGGAGAGAGCGGAAGAATTATGTGAGGAAAATACTGATGATCAGATGCGCTTTAGTCCAAAAGAGACACCACAGCAGGAGAGGAGGAATGAAGTTTCTTTAGATGGCTTATGTGAGTCACTACCGGATGATGAAGGTATAAAAGGGGACAACCAAGGTGAAGTCTACGAAAATGAATCCCCTTTGGAAAATTCCTCCTCGGATACTGAAGACAGTTCATGTTCTAGTAACCAGGAGAAATCTGCAGAGACAAATGGAAGCAAACTTTCTGCTGCTGCTCAGCCCTTCAGTCCAGGTCCCTACCCTTTGCCTAATGCTTCACCAAGTATCTACGAGGTTACAGGAAGCCAAGGCATGCTTGCAGAGCTCCAGGGATTCCCATCAGTTGCGGCAAGAGTTCCTTGTGGACCTAGGTTACCTATCTATTACAGAGCAGGTCATACTTTCCGGATAAGGCATGGTTTCTCAAATTACCGAATCCCCATTGTTGGGAAAAATGGTTTCACTTCTTCCAAGACCATGAATCCACATGCacctgaatttgttcctcgaaAAGCATGGCAAACGAATGCAGCTGTGGAAGCTTCAAGCCCGTCTATTGATTCTAATGCGACGGTTCCACCACTTTCAAATAGAGAGGAGCTTAACCAAAATATTACATCTAGTGTTAGTCGAGAAACGTCTAAGAAAAGCAGTTTTGATGCCAAGAAAGAAGAGCTAGCAAGGCAGATACTTTTCAGCTTCATAGTGAAGTCAGCGCAGAATTCTTCAGACCCTCCAAACACTATTCCAGCTAGCGGTAAGAAGTACGATACATCAACCTCTCCTGCCGAAGCAATTGCAAATGACAGTGCAATTATAAAGATATTCTATGGAAACGAGAGAAACAAAGAATCTGTCCCCGATAACAATAACAACCAAAACCAAAAGCTACGAATGAAGAATGTGAAGAACGGCAGTAGAGATAGGGAAGGATTTGTTCTCGTCACAAAGCGGAGAAGAAACCGCCGGCAGTTCACAAACGATGTAAATGACTTGTACAATCAACAGTCGATATGTGCATCGGCACGTTGA